GTGCGGTCTTCGCTAATATCGATCCAGCCGAAGCTATGGATCATACGAATATCTTCTATAGGGGTATCCAATGGCCACTTTTCATTACGTGGGCAACCTTCCCCAGCTTCATGTGGGTGCTTAAAGAATTCCAGTCTGAGGTGAGGGTATGCTGCCTGAAACTTCTCCTGGATATTTTGCAGCAGGTCTTCTTCGCTGATATAAATTTCCATGGTGCACGTATTTAACTGTGATAAGAGCATAAGAGTAGCGTTAAAGATTGAAAATAGGCGTCGATCGTAAAGGGCTGGTTACTCGTATTATGTGCTAAATGTAGGACGGCTGACGATGGTCACAAATGATTGTAGTCAGGGATCGAGCTGCTTATAATCATGGAGCTGCGATAAACGAAGGGGGAAAGATGGAGTTGGGGATAATTGGAGCTAACAACCTGATAATAAAATTCTTATATAAGAATCCCGGGTAGTAATGGACCGGCTTGCGAAAAGGAGGCATACCGGCCTTGATCATTTATTCAAATACAAAACATTTAGTCGAATTCAAGGCATTTAGCCAAACTCAAAAACGACTCATATCAAACAAAAGGCCTGAACGTAATCCTAAACTCCGTACCCCTATCCAGCTCACTGATACACTCAATCCGTCCATTCATCAACTCCGTATACTTCGCTACAATATGCAAGCCTAGGCCCGTTCCCTGTATATTTGATACATTCTCCCCTCTGAAGAACCTTTCAAACAAATGTTGCTGGTCCTCAAAAGAAATACCTACGCCATGATCCTTTACAGACAGCACCAGCTCCCCACCCACATATGAAGTTGTTAAGAATACCGGCTTACCTGAAGGCGAGAACTTGATCGCATTGGATACCAGGTTGATAGTAATATGTTTAAGCAGAACGGGGTCCAGTGTCAGAATGGTATGCCCGATGTGTGAGTACTCTATTTCCTGTCCGGGTCTGAGCAGGCCAACAAGTTCGCTGAGGATATTTTCGATGTGCGCTTTGATGTCAAATTCTGAGATTCGTACCTGAATCGCTCCTTCTTCTATCTTGCCTACAGAGAGGAAATCATTCAGGATATCCGTCAACATATTCACGGCCGACTTGATCCTCTCTATATGCTTATACCGTTTGGGCTGCTCTTCTGTCGTTTCGTACTTCGCTATCAGGAAGATCGACGAAAGGATCGTACTTAGCGGCGTCCGGAATTCATGGGATGCCATCGTCACGAAACGCGATTTCAGTTCGTTCAGCCCTTTCTCTTTCTCCAGCATTTCGCTGAGTGCGCGGGTACGTTCATCCACTTTCAGCTCCAATTCAGCATTGAGATTGATCAATGCCTGTTCAGATGCCTTGCGGGCAGAAATATCACTCACAAAGGCGATGAC
This window of the Chitinophaga sancti genome carries:
- a CDS encoding PAS domain-containing sensor histidine kinase, whose amino-acid sequence is MNNKIGFDVLFNNATIGIIVTDDKGRIILANPFLLNQFGYKEDEVLGQLIELLVPTRYQHKHVHHRDGFNKHPRNRPMGAGLELFGRRKDGSEFAVEVSLGNYNTEAGHFVIAFVSDISARKASEQALINLNAELELKVDERTRALSEMLEKEKGLNELKSRFVTMASHEFRTPLSTILSSIFLIAKYETTEEQPKRYKHIERIKSAVNMLTDILNDFLSVGKIEEGAIQVRISEFDIKAHIENILSELVGLLRPGQEIEYSHIGHTILTLDPVLLKHITINLVSNAIKFSPSGKPVFLTTSYVGGELVLSVKDHGVGISFEDQQHLFERFFRGENVSNIQGTGLGLHIVAKYTELMNGRIECISELDRGTEFRITFRPFV